The Desulfosporosinus acidiphilus SJ4 genome has a window encoding:
- a CDS encoding spore germination protein — MLTKIIRKSTRKKRCQSTEILSQGPSGIPMSLSKKLEDNRQAILTIFPKADDLVIRELTIGTQDPVQAFAVMIFGLFNEDSVNENLIKPLLSLYDNQRSGSPLKIIKDSILTVSSVQEVQTIDDAVTGILSGDTALFIDGADSILIASIRGWEARGVEEPETESVVRGPREGFVESLGTNISLIRRKIKNPNLMVEKVTVGKQTKTSLCILHIHGIANDEIVQEVKDRIGRIETDSVLESGYIESFIEDAPYSLFPTIGNSEKPDIVCAKLLEGRIAILTDGTPFVLTVPYLFVEAFQNSEDYYSRPYLATFIRWLRWLSFFISTFVPALYVAITTYHQELLPTSLLISIASANEGSPFPTIVEALLMQIAYEILREAGLRLPKAVGQAVSIVGALVIGEAAVSAGLVGAPMVVVVALTGISSFVVPALTDVTTIARFALLILSSFAGLYGVMLGFAGFVIHQLSLRSFGVPYMSPLVPLSGAGLTDVIIRKPWWAMTSRPPVLSRNTTRQANSLTPRPPEDPGTLNKT, encoded by the coding sequence ATGCTAACAAAAATCATAAGAAAGTCTACTCGAAAAAAACGCTGCCAATCAACTGAGATTCTCTCACAAGGTCCATCAGGAATCCCCATGTCCTTGTCCAAAAAACTTGAAGACAACCGCCAGGCGATTCTAACAATCTTTCCCAAAGCCGACGACCTCGTCATTCGAGAGCTCACAATTGGAACCCAAGATCCCGTTCAGGCTTTCGCGGTTATGATTTTCGGCTTATTTAATGAAGATTCCGTTAATGAAAATCTCATTAAACCGTTACTATCGTTATACGATAATCAACGTTCAGGCTCTCCTCTAAAAATTATAAAGGATAGCATTTTAACCGTTTCCAGTGTTCAAGAAGTGCAAACCATCGACGATGCCGTGACTGGAATTTTATCGGGTGATACTGCCTTATTCATTGATGGAGCCGATAGCATTCTTATTGCTTCAATTCGAGGCTGGGAAGCTCGCGGGGTGGAAGAACCGGAGACTGAATCTGTCGTTCGTGGTCCCAGAGAAGGGTTTGTGGAATCTCTGGGTACCAACATTTCCCTCATACGCAGGAAAATTAAAAACCCAAATTTAATGGTTGAGAAAGTGACCGTGGGGAAACAAACCAAAACATCATTATGCATCTTACATATTCATGGAATCGCCAATGACGAGATCGTTCAAGAAGTTAAGGATAGAATAGGCCGAATCGAGACAGATTCCGTTCTCGAATCCGGTTATATTGAATCCTTCATTGAGGATGCACCCTATTCTTTGTTCCCAACCATAGGAAACAGCGAGAAACCAGATATTGTTTGTGCAAAATTGCTGGAGGGGAGGATTGCAATACTGACTGACGGAACTCCCTTTGTCTTAACAGTACCTTATTTATTCGTTGAGGCCTTTCAAAATAGTGAGGACTATTATTCACGGCCTTATCTCGCAACGTTTATCCGTTGGCTGCGTTGGCTGTCTTTCTTTATTTCTACCTTTGTACCCGCTTTATATGTTGCCATAACGACATATCATCAAGAGCTATTGCCAACGTCCCTCTTAATCAGTATTGCCAGCGCGAATGAAGGCTCCCCTTTCCCTACGATTGTCGAAGCACTTCTGATGCAAATTGCTTACGAAATTTTAAGAGAAGCCGGCCTTCGCCTGCCAAAGGCAGTAGGACAGGCCGTTAGTATTGTCGGGGCCCTGGTCATTGGTGAAGCAGCGGTTTCCGCCGGATTAGTTGGAGCTCCAATGGTTGTCGTAGTGGCACTTACAGGGATTTCCTCCTTTGTCGTCCCAGCCTTAACAGATGTCACCACGATAGCCCGCTTTGCCCTTCTCATCTTATCAAGCTTCGCAGGTCTTTACGGAGTCATGCTCGGCTTCGCAGGATTTGTTATTCATCAGCTCTCCCTTCGTTCTTTTGGAGTACCTTATATGTCTCCTTTAGTCCCTCTTAGCGGTGCCGGCTTAACGGATGTTATTATTCGGAAACCCTGGTGGGCTATGACTTCCAGACCCCCTGTTTTAAGCAGAAATACAACGAGACAGGCTAATTCATTAACTCCCCGGCCTCCTGAAGATCCCGGCACTTTAAACAAAACTTAG
- a CDS encoding IS110 family transposase: MNVIYECCCGMDVHKNTIVACLILGRKKETRTFSTMTSSLLGLVDWLKNANCQCVAMEATGAYWKPIYNLLEMKEMKTLVVNAQHIKAVPGRKTDVKDSEWIADLLRHGLLNGSFIPNREQRELKELVRYRRSIVQERARELNRIQKVLEGANIKLASVVSNIDGKSSRDMLDMLIAGCNDVDLIADKAQMRMRRKIPQIKEALYGFMGEHQRILLGLMLKHIDTLEEQVLSLDQQIREKMKPVNEQVTIADSIPGVGERSAQVLIAEIGINMNQFPSSSNLASWVGICPGNNESAGKRKNGKTRKGNDILRTTLIECAKSAAHQKNTYLSSQFSRIAARRGKNRAAVAVAHSILTALYYMLKNNTVYKELGADFFDAGRKADIVKKSVKRLQTLGFSVTIEQSSAACYSNLVPS, translated from the coding sequence ATGAACGTTATTTACGAGTGCTGTTGTGGTATGGATGTCCATAAAAACACTATTGTTGCCTGTTTAATTCTAGGAAGAAAAAAGGAAACCAGGACTTTCAGTACAATGACTTCATCGCTTCTAGGTCTTGTCGACTGGTTGAAAAACGCTAATTGTCAGTGTGTCGCCATGGAAGCAACAGGAGCATACTGGAAGCCTATTTACAATCTTTTAGAAATGAAGGAGATGAAAACCTTAGTTGTTAATGCACAACATATAAAAGCTGTGCCCGGTCGAAAAACTGATGTTAAAGATTCCGAGTGGATTGCTGATTTACTTCGTCATGGTCTCCTAAACGGCAGCTTTATTCCTAATCGTGAGCAACGCGAACTCAAAGAGCTTGTTCGATATCGCAGGAGCATTGTTCAAGAACGTGCCAGGGAGTTAAACCGTATTCAAAAGGTACTTGAAGGCGCGAATATTAAGTTAGCTTCTGTTGTGAGCAATATTGATGGCAAATCATCCCGTGATATGCTTGACATGCTAATTGCTGGCTGTAATGATGTCGATCTGATAGCAGATAAGGCACAGATGCGTATGAGAAGGAAGATACCCCAAATTAAAGAAGCACTTTACGGGTTTATGGGCGAACATCAACGGATATTATTGGGTCTAATGCTCAAGCACATTGATACTCTTGAAGAACAAGTTCTTTCACTTGATCAGCAAATCCGGGAAAAGATGAAACCTGTCAATGAACAAGTGACAATTGCCGATTCTATTCCCGGTGTAGGTGAGCGTAGTGCGCAAGTCTTAATTGCCGAAATTGGGATTAATATGAATCAGTTTCCATCATCGTCGAATCTTGCATCATGGGTTGGCATTTGTCCGGGTAACAATGAAAGTGCAGGCAAGCGCAAAAATGGCAAAACCCGCAAGGGAAACGACATACTTAGAACCACGCTTATTGAATGTGCTAAATCAGCAGCACATCAAAAAAATACTTATTTAAGTTCTCAGTTTTCAAGAATAGCCGCAAGACGAGGTAAAAATCGTGCTGCAGTAGCCGTGGCTCACTCTATTCTCACTGCGCTGTACTACATGCTCAAAAATAATACGGTATATAAAGAATTAGGAGCCGACTTTTTTGACGCCGGTCGGAAAGCGGATATCGTTAAAAAGTCCGTAAAACGACTTCAAACTCTTGGATTTAGCGTTACTATTGAACAAAGTAGTGCTGCCTGTTACAGCAATTTAGTCCCTAGTTAA
- a CDS encoding Ger(x)C family spore germination protein: MKRRIFIIIPTILILLFLPGCWNRRELNTLAIVQALGVDRTEDGEISVSLQILKPSAIQSSTSDKASGSKSVWVVTSKGETVFDAIRNASLQTDRKAYFSHNTVYVFSEALARSGISDELDLFSRDSELRQLPYVFITRGKAEDIIRSDYEQEKIPGQAIEKLAKVSFAASKVPKIQLIDLLKNFASKTNDSIIPGIELVQEDNKEPSEESLKLEGTAILKRDRMIGWFDAKETRGVLWVLGKVKSGIIDIPTPGNENKKSGIEIIKANSRVVPEISAGNLFMTINVHVDANLGEEMGNTDIVKPERFNELENRMGSAIKEEIERAVDKAQNWDVDIFKFGTEVHRKYPKEWPELEKNWREEFKEIQVTILVDAKLHWSGYLNKPILPNTSEGSG, encoded by the coding sequence ATGAAACGAAGGATTTTTATAATAATCCCAACTATTCTTATATTGCTTTTTCTACCCGGTTGTTGGAATCGGAGAGAGCTTAATACTCTGGCAATTGTTCAAGCTCTAGGCGTTGACCGGACTGAAGACGGTGAAATCAGTGTCTCACTTCAGATTTTAAAACCAAGCGCAATTCAATCCTCAACTTCAGATAAAGCCAGCGGTTCGAAAAGTGTTTGGGTCGTTACAAGCAAAGGTGAAACAGTTTTTGATGCCATACGAAATGCTTCTTTACAAACGGACCGCAAGGCATATTTTTCTCACAATACTGTTTATGTCTTTTCCGAAGCACTCGCCAGGAGTGGGATTAGCGATGAACTTGACCTATTTAGCCGTGATTCCGAACTTCGTCAATTACCTTATGTTTTTATAACGAGAGGGAAAGCAGAAGATATCATAAGAAGTGACTACGAGCAAGAAAAAATACCGGGCCAAGCAATTGAGAAACTCGCAAAAGTATCCTTTGCAGCTTCTAAAGTCCCTAAAATCCAACTAATTGATCTCCTCAAAAACTTCGCCAGCAAAACCAATGATTCAATTATTCCTGGGATTGAGTTAGTGCAGGAGGATAATAAAGAACCCAGCGAAGAAAGTCTAAAACTAGAAGGGACGGCGATTTTAAAGCGCGATAGAATGATCGGTTGGTTTGATGCTAAGGAAACCAGAGGTGTCTTGTGGGTTCTTGGCAAAGTAAAGAGCGGGATTATTGATATTCCAACTCCCGGAAATGAAAACAAGAAATCTGGAATTGAGATTATCAAAGCTAATAGCCGTGTTGTACCGGAGATATCAGCCGGCAATCTTTTCATGACAATTAACGTTCATGTAGACGCCAATCTTGGGGAAGAAATGGGGAATACAGACATAGTCAAACCCGAACGTTTCAATGAGCTCGAAAACAGAATGGGTTCGGCAATAAAAGAGGAAATCGAACGAGCTGTCGACAAGGCCCAGAACTGGGACGTAGACATCTTTAAATTTGGCACAGAGGTGCATCGCAAATATCCTAAAGAATGGCCCGAATTAGAAAAAAACTGGCGGGAGGAATTTAAAGAAATACAAGTAACTATATTAGTCGACGCCAAGCTCCATTGGTCGGGCTATCTAAATAAACCGATCCTGCCGAATACCAGTGAAGGAAGTGGCTAG
- a CDS encoding GerAB/ArcD/ProY family transporter has protein sequence MLENAKITPRQFIFVLVISRIVIAITFFPVFAGPPGNQDVWISEVLSLPVHLLLTVPFYLLWKRFPKQSLFEYTQTILGRTGKAVTLLYVLYFIHELSIFLYEWCAFLTTAIMPETPVLFILLFLFPFCAYAVLKGIEVISRFAEFIAPLVFGGILVIFLLLAKDMDFKIFTPVMEKSMISILAGAFVMGLRTSEIVVLAILLPHLQLNSKKTKLVLLSGYSLIALFWLITTISVLATLGIEFSKTLQFAYFSAVRLVNIGDFIERIESIHLSIWILSGYLRIILYFYCILIGLSQIVGIKDYKPLVLATLTILLPVSLSYQSNISDLNEFLSYTIVSWVNLIFIVVIPSILLAVAFFRKLGETNA, from the coding sequence ATGTTAGAAAATGCAAAAATCACTCCAAGACAATTTATCTTTGTTTTAGTAATTAGCAGAATCGTCATTGCGATCACTTTTTTCCCTGTTTTTGCCGGGCCTCCGGGGAATCAGGATGTATGGATATCGGAAGTTTTAAGTCTGCCTGTTCATCTACTTTTAACCGTTCCCTTTTATCTATTATGGAAGCGCTTTCCGAAACAGTCACTCTTTGAATATACTCAGACAATCTTAGGCAGAACCGGTAAAGCAGTTACCCTTCTTTACGTCTTATATTTTATTCATGAGTTGTCAATATTTTTATACGAATGGTGTGCCTTCTTAACAACCGCCATTATGCCTGAAACTCCAGTCCTTTTCATTCTCCTCTTTCTTTTCCCGTTTTGCGCTTATGCTGTTCTAAAGGGCATCGAAGTAATTTCACGGTTTGCCGAATTCATAGCACCTTTAGTCTTTGGGGGAATTCTGGTTATATTTCTGCTGTTGGCAAAAGACATGGATTTTAAGATTTTTACGCCGGTCATGGAAAAAAGCATGATATCCATATTAGCAGGGGCCTTTGTCATGGGATTAAGAACATCTGAAATAGTAGTACTTGCAATTTTATTACCTCATTTACAACTAAACAGTAAAAAAACAAAACTTGTTTTGCTATCCGGTTATTCTCTGATTGCTCTATTTTGGCTTATCACGACAATCTCTGTTTTAGCAACGTTAGGGATTGAATTTTCTAAAACGCTTCAGTTTGCCTACTTTTCAGCCGTTCGTTTAGTGAATATCGGTGATTTCATTGAACGAATTGAATCTATTCATCTCTCAATATGGATTCTCAGTGGTTACCTGAGAATTATCTTATATTTCTATTGTATTCTAATCGGACTGAGTCAAATTGTTGGGATTAAAGATTATAAACCTCTTGTCCTAGCAACTCTTACGATACTTCTTCCCGTATCCCTCTCTTATCAGAGCAACATCTCAGACCTCAATGAATTTTTGTCTTATACAATAGTATCCTGGGTTAACCTTATTTTTATTGTCGTTATCCCTTCGATACTTCTTGCTGTGGCCTTCTTCAGAAAGCTAGGTGAAACAAACGCATGA
- a CDS encoding sulfite exporter TauE/SafE family protein, whose translation MVFHIAGVTVNPIVVIIWMAFVGFVFSTIGAAGGILAGVGHITIFGMKKANVIKPMNQILTLVSPIISTPLYLREKRLVVPAAISLGVGGIIGALLGSWLSHTYLKDMASYQPLFGVITFVIAGRMWYEMTPKFREKQQKVKKATKAFEEKVKELKAAGKMSEIKEIGVNFSEVGIKNTFTFAGETFRYNTLAPFLAGVFVAIISAALGVGGGFLLVPFLSSALGFPMFIVAGTSTMSIVISSLTSISNYLRMGSKLDLPMVGFELIGILIGSYLGPILSKYIKGIYLKGFLAVVLTYIGIGYVFGPMIQHAFGFRII comes from the coding sequence ATGGTCTTTCATATTGCGGGTGTAACAGTTAATCCTATCGTTGTGATAATCTGGATGGCGTTTGTCGGGTTCGTGTTTTCCACTATTGGAGCAGCCGGTGGTATTTTGGCCGGTGTAGGACACATTACTATCTTCGGAATGAAAAAAGCTAACGTCATTAAACCTATGAACCAAATTCTTACCTTAGTCAGCCCAATCATATCGACTCCTTTATATTTGCGGGAAAAACGCCTCGTAGTTCCTGCAGCCATAAGTTTAGGGGTAGGCGGTATCATCGGAGCCCTGCTTGGATCTTGGCTTTCTCACACTTATTTAAAGGACATGGCCTCTTATCAGCCGCTCTTTGGCGTTATTACTTTCGTAATTGCCGGTCGTATGTGGTATGAAATGACTCCGAAATTCCGTGAAAAACAACAAAAAGTAAAAAAGGCAACCAAAGCCTTTGAAGAAAAGGTTAAAGAGCTGAAAGCTGCCGGCAAAATGAGTGAGATTAAAGAAATCGGTGTTAACTTCAGTGAAGTGGGCATTAAAAACACCTTTACCTTTGCCGGGGAAACGTTCCGTTATAATACCCTTGCTCCTTTCCTGGCCGGAGTATTTGTTGCTATTATTTCAGCGGCTCTCGGCGTTGGCGGTGGATTCCTTCTCGTACCGTTCCTGAGCAGTGCCCTTGGTTTCCCTATGTTCATCGTTGCAGGTACTTCGACTATGTCCATCGTAATTTCCTCTCTGACTAGTATCAGTAACTACCTGCGCATGGGAAGCAAACTGGATTTGCCAATGGTTGGCTTTGAATTAATTGGTATCCTGATTGGATCTTACCTCGGCCCTATCCTTTCTAAGTATATCAAAGGCATATATCTTAAAGGCTTTTTGGCTGTAGTACTCACATATATCGGTATTGGCTATGTATTTGGACCAATGATTCAACACGCTTTTGGATTCAGAATTATCTAA
- a CDS encoding DUF169 domain-containing protein has translation MSNTEMTYAEAQELFERLLKLDYHPVAIKFFKSEEEAAKYPAEKKAAAKMTFCQFTAASRMANYVLKGNNNNILCENCLTSFGYTAPSDEEAKGHFKYVVDDEYAKEVMAGKPRMPLGEVKEFMTAPLAKTPVEPDVVMFVCNPLQAYHILNDYVGAFHVHPLQFNHTVNSAVCGGAVWSFINHKPNMNTMCSGSYTSGKTEKGEVNVFIPGDQILDVARQLAHRTEVMGGASFPYNGNEWPGLDACKKCPMIRFKDVE, from the coding sequence TTGTCCAATACAGAAATGACTTATGCAGAAGCACAGGAACTGTTTGAACGTTTGTTGAAACTTGATTATCATCCGGTTGCCATTAAATTTTTCAAATCCGAAGAAGAAGCTGCGAAATATCCCGCCGAGAAAAAGGCAGCAGCAAAAATGACTTTCTGTCAGTTTACTGCAGCTTCTCGCATGGCTAATTATGTTCTAAAAGGCAATAACAATAATATCCTGTGTGAAAACTGTCTGACCAGTTTTGGCTATACTGCCCCTTCGGATGAAGAAGCGAAAGGTCATTTCAAATATGTTGTTGACGATGAGTATGCTAAAGAAGTAATGGCTGGTAAGCCGCGCATGCCGTTAGGAGAAGTCAAAGAATTTATGACCGCTCCGTTGGCAAAGACTCCGGTTGAACCTGATGTTGTTATGTTTGTCTGCAATCCGCTGCAAGCCTATCATATTTTGAATGATTACGTTGGCGCTTTCCATGTACATCCGCTCCAATTCAATCATACCGTTAATTCCGCTGTCTGCGGAGGTGCTGTATGGTCCTTTATTAATCATAAACCCAATATGAACACGATGTGTTCAGGAAGTTATACTTCTGGTAAAACCGAAAAAGGTGAAGTCAACGTCTTCATCCCAGGCGACCAAATACTTGATGTGGCACGTCAACTGGCTCATCGCACCGAAGTAATGGGCGGTGCCTCCTTCCCGTATAACGGCAACGAATGGCCTGGTCTGGATGCTTGCAAAAAATGTCCGATGATACGCTTCAAAGATGTTGAATAG